One region of Anaerolineae bacterium genomic DNA includes:
- a CDS encoding MFS transporter, with protein MSISAQTTNWSRTAWRRLLQLDRPVPARTAQEIEAEIERNYPWNFSVNFLDGVTFWFGYSFISTSVIVPLFISKLTLNPFIFGLVAVLAQAGWYLPQIFVAAPTERAARKKPIVVNLGFFLERLPAWLWPVAALLAPLWPIYALVLFLFGFAWHGVGAGAIAPAWQDMIARCFPVNRRGRFFGSTAFVGTVSGAVGAFFSSWLLKTFSFPMNFFYAFLIAAVFINLSWFFLALTREPVQPVTASPPRGNQFWARLVKIVQRDHNFRRFLLARLLIAIGMMGMGFVTVSAVQRWHVADELVALFTVALLFGQSAGNLLAGLVADRYGHMLTLQIGVLAAAIGFALAWWVPGVNWYYAVFAFLGVAIGIQIVSGILITMEFSAPEHRPTYMGVANTVAGIGSSIAPLIGGWLASFSYSGLFALGLVFNVISLIMLRWYVKEPRWEPVDLLVK; from the coding sequence ATGTCAATTTCTGCCCAAACCACCAACTGGAGCCGCACCGCCTGGCGTCGCCTCTTACAGCTTGACCGGCCTGTTCCGGCCCGCACGGCTCAGGAGATTGAGGCTGAAATTGAACGGAATTATCCCTGGAATTTCAGCGTTAATTTTTTGGATGGAGTGACTTTCTGGTTTGGCTACAGTTTTATATCAACCAGCGTGATTGTGCCCCTGTTCATCAGCAAACTTACCTTAAATCCTTTTATATTTGGCCTGGTGGCGGTTTTGGCCCAGGCCGGTTGGTATTTGCCTCAAATTTTTGTGGCCGCCCCTACTGAGCGAGCGGCCCGCAAGAAACCCATTGTGGTTAATCTGGGCTTTTTTCTGGAACGTTTACCGGCGTGGTTATGGCCGGTGGCCGCCCTGCTGGCACCCTTATGGCCCATTTACGCCCTGGTTCTCTTTTTATTTGGTTTTGCCTGGCACGGGGTGGGCGCCGGGGCTATAGCGCCGGCCTGGCAAGATATGATCGCTCGTTGTTTTCCGGTCAATCGGCGGGGCCGCTTTTTTGGCTCAACTGCTTTCGTTGGCACTGTTTCGGGGGCCGTGGGCGCTTTTTTTAGTAGCTGGCTCTTAAAAACCTTTTCCTTCCCCATGAACTTTTTTTATGCCTTTTTGATAGCCGCCGTCTTTATCAACCTGAGTTGGTTCTTTCTGGCTCTCACCCGGGAGCCGGTGCAACCGGTCACGGCGTCGCCGCCGCGCGGCAATCAGTTTTGGGCCAGGCTGGTTAAAATTGTCCAGCGCGATCACAATTTCCGGCGATTCTTGCTGGCCCGCCTGTTGATTGCCATTGGCATGATGGGTATGGGGTTTGTTACCGTGTCGGCGGTGCAGCGCTGGCATGTGGCCGATGAGCTGGTTGCCCTTTTTACGGTAGCCCTACTGTTTGGGCAGAGTGCGGGCAATCTATTGGCCGGACTCGTGGCCGACCGGTATGGGCATATGTTAACGTTACAGATTGGGGTGCTGGCTGCGGCCATTGGATTTGCCCTGGCCTGGTGGGTACCGGGTGTCAACTGGTATTATGCGGTCTTTGCCTTTTTAGGCGTGGCCATTGGCATTCAAATTGTTTCTGGAATTTTGATTACTATGGAATTCTCCGCGCCGGAACATCGTCCCACTTATATGGGCGTGGCTAACACTGTGGCCGGGATAGGCAGTAGCATTGCGCCGTTAATAGGGGGCTGGTTGGCCAGCTTTAGTTACAGTGGATTATTTGCCTTGGGGCTGGTGTTCAACGTGATAAGCCTGATAATGCTACGGTGGTACGTAAAAGAGCCTCGGTGGGAGCCGGTTGACCTCTTGGTGAAATGA
- a CDS encoding metallophosphoesterase family protein — protein sequence MRLAVLADIHGNLPALEAVLAELRQQDVDGFIIAGDHLTGGPNPDEVIPLLRSLDGWLIRGNTDNRLLAYDAGNVPDSWRVSEQWAALRWLHGQLDREMLDFIASLPEQAVVAPDGTAPIRVVHGSLKSPSEHLIPDRDPMNLALFRKAGLLPPNGKPPQLELTLAQIQEAVLICGHSHIPWQQKHEGRLAFNPGSVGHPNNGDTRAQYALLTWQDGRWQVEHCAVAYNLEQVRLAYQASGLLAAGGAFIRAFLLGIETGQAVPGHFVTHVHNLAQAAGFEGDGVFPEPIWEQAVATFNWEARAYQ from the coding sequence ATGCGTTTAGCAGTTCTGGCAGATATTCACGGCAATTTACCTGCTTTAGAAGCAGTGTTGGCAGAGCTACGGCAGCAGGATGTAGATGGCTTCATCATTGCCGGCGACCATCTTACCGGCGGCCCTAATCCTGATGAAGTTATTCCATTGTTGCGTTCGCTGGACGGCTGGCTGATCCGCGGCAACACCGATAACCGGCTCCTGGCCTACGACGCCGGGAATGTACCTGATAGCTGGCGGGTGAGTGAGCAATGGGCGGCGCTGCGCTGGCTGCACGGCCAACTGGATAGGGAAATGCTGGATTTTATTGCTTCATTGCCGGAACAGGCGGTGGTGGCGCCAGACGGTACGGCTCCCATTCGAGTAGTGCACGGTTCGCTAAAAAGTCCTTCAGAACACCTTATTCCAGATCGCGATCCGATGAACCTGGCGCTTTTCAGAAAAGCCGGTCTGCTACCGCCAAATGGCAAACCGCCCCAACTGGAACTGACCCTGGCTCAAATTCAAGAAGCGGTGTTAATCTGTGGACATTCCCACATCCCCTGGCAGCAGAAACATGAGGGCCGGCTGGCCTTCAATCCGGGTTCAGTAGGCCATCCCAACAACGGCGATACCCGCGCCCAGTATGCTTTGCTAACCTGGCAGGACGGTCGCTGGCAGGTAGAACACTGCGCCGTAGCTTATAATCTTGAACAGGTGCGCCTGGCTTACCAGGCCAGCGGCCTATTAGCCGCTGGCGGCGCTTTTATCCGCGCTTTTCTCCTGGGTATCGAAACAGGCCAAGCCGTCCCCGGTCACTTTGTGACCCACGTTCATAATTTGGCCCAAGCAGCCGGGTTTGAGGGAGACGGTGTATTTCCTGAGCCTATTTGGGAACAGGCCGTAGCCACTTTCAACTGGGAAGCCAGGGCCTATCAGTGA
- the efp gene encoding elongation factor P — MIEVNALRKGTTFTHENELYKVLDYTHNKTARGGATIRVKVRNLRSGATYERTFTGGERVEDIRLDHTEAQYLYNDGNLYYFMDTETYEQPAFNQETVEDIIPYLTENMTVKISSYNGEALDIEIPITVELEVTETEPGFAGDTAQGATKAATVSTGLTVQVPLFVNIGDVIRIDTRTGEYITRV, encoded by the coding sequence ATGATTGAGGTTAATGCCTTAAGAAAAGGCACCACCTTTACCCACGAAAACGAACTCTATAAAGTATTGGATTACACCCACAACAAAACCGCGCGCGGTGGCGCTACCATCCGGGTGAAAGTGCGCAACCTGCGCAGCGGAGCCACCTATGAAAGAACCTTCACCGGCGGCGAGCGGGTTGAAGATATTCGCCTGGACCACACCGAGGCCCAATATCTCTATAACGACGGCAACCTGTATTATTTTATGGACACCGAAACCTACGAGCAGCCTGCTTTCAACCAGGAGACGGTTGAAGATATTATTCCCTACCTCACCGAAAATATGACCGTAAAAATCTCGTCGTATAACGGCGAAGCGCTTGACATTGAAATTCCCATCACCGTGGAACTGGAAGTGACCGAAACCGAACCCGGTTTTGCCGGCGATACGGCCCAGGGCGCAACCAAAGCGGCCACCGTGTCTACCGGACTGACGGTGCAAGTGCCCCTCTTTGTGAATATTGGCGACGTTATTCGCATTGACACCCGCACCGGCGAGTATATTACCCGCGTATAA
- a CDS encoding DEAD/DEAH box helicase translates to MARVYVSLDIETTGLDADQDAILEIGAVRFKGDQVYDTYSTLINPARPIPYKIQQLTGITPADIEGAPHIEQALPELGRFVGDNPVIGHNVSFDLGFLRKQGMFETHTGIDTFELASILLPYAGRYSLTHLLNHLQIETPPEDQAHRALDDAQATRRLFAALLDQARRLDGRIIDEVARISSKSDWPLSLVFRDLSRERRYSIPAGTLGQQLAAKGMIDDSGVDGGFALIQRDETGQVYAPLKPAATPTPLEVEELCHMLEQGGLFEQYFEGFEYRPQQVDMLANVLGAFNQSQHLLVEAGTGTGKSIAYLIPAIYWAVKNGRRVVISTNTINLQDQLLNKDIPSLQKILPFEFKAVALKGRSNYVCPRRLQMFRGKENLSPKESRLLAKLLVWMPSTTTGDREELFMPDYGEQALWSQVASDGNICTPRFCTPDTCFYARARRAAESAHLIVVNHALLLADIAVDSRVIPEYKYLIVDEAHHLEDNITHQLSFTADQKSMEQLLRELSQPLRGHSQRIGFINEVARRCLSAVPNSVKGDINDIVYQSHQAIDVAVKATRQLFHALTNFMAEFSRKSAYNLKIRLTDDTRAQPAWSDVELVWDSAADSLAQVAKALGILYTMLTELESYDVPNWEELLSTLTFHRNRLDEIRHNLQVILMEPSPERILWVEQDIKNKIISLHNAPLHVGSLVREHLLKPKEAVIFTSATLRTHNSFEYFQERLHVWEADEAAVGSPFDYENSTLLYLPTDIPECNTPGYQKAFEAGLIDLVQQIKGRTLVLFTAYSQLHTTARRIKGPLAQAGIVVYQQGDGTGRRQMLENFKNADQAVLLGTRSFWEGVDIPGPALSCVVIARLPFAVPNDPVVSARAETFEDSFNQYSIPEAILMFRQGFGRLIRNKEDRGVVAIFDRRIISKNYGQAFLDCLPDVTERRGLMADLPRLAEEWIDYGGI, encoded by the coding sequence TTGGCCAGAGTATACGTATCCCTTGACATAGAAACAACCGGCCTTGATGCAGACCAGGATGCAATTTTAGAAATAGGCGCGGTTCGGTTTAAGGGAGACCAGGTTTACGATACCTACAGCACGCTAATCAACCCAGCCCGTCCCATCCCCTACAAAATTCAACAACTTACCGGCATCACCCCCGCCGACATCGAGGGCGCGCCCCATATTGAGCAGGCTTTGCCGGAATTGGGCCGGTTTGTGGGCGATAACCCGGTTATTGGGCACAACGTTAGTTTTGACCTGGGATTTTTGCGCAAACAGGGGATGTTTGAAACCCACACCGGCATTGACACGTTTGAGTTGGCCAGCATTCTGCTGCCTTATGCCGGCCGTTACAGCCTCACCCATCTTTTAAACCATCTCCAGATAGAAACGCCGCCTGAAGACCAGGCGCACCGCGCCCTGGACGACGCCCAGGCCACCCGCCGCCTGTTTGCCGCGCTGCTCGACCAGGCCCGGCGGCTGGATGGGCGGATTATTGACGAAGTGGCCCGTATTTCCAGCAAAAGCGATTGGCCCCTCTCCCTTGTTTTTCGAGATTTGAGCCGGGAACGGCGTTACAGCATCCCGGCAGGCACCCTGGGCCAACAACTGGCGGCCAAGGGCATGATTGACGATTCCGGCGTGGATGGTGGTTTTGCCCTGATCCAGCGGGATGAAACCGGCCAGGTGTATGCCCCGCTCAAACCGGCGGCCACGCCCACCCCCTTGGAGGTGGAAGAACTATGCCACATGCTGGAGCAGGGAGGCTTGTTTGAACAGTATTTTGAGGGGTTTGAGTACCGCCCCCAGCAGGTTGACATGCTGGCTAATGTTCTTGGCGCCTTCAACCAATCCCAGCACTTGCTGGTTGAGGCCGGCACCGGCACCGGCAAGTCAATTGCTTACCTTATTCCGGCTATTTATTGGGCCGTAAAAAACGGCCGGCGGGTGGTGATTTCAACCAATACCATCAACCTGCAAGACCAGTTGCTCAACAAAGATATTCCCTCCCTGCAAAAGATTTTACCATTTGAGTTCAAGGCGGTCGCCTTAAAAGGGCGAAGCAATTACGTTTGCCCCCGTCGTTTGCAAATGTTCCGCGGCAAAGAAAACCTCTCTCCCAAAGAGTCGCGTTTGCTGGCCAAGTTGCTGGTGTGGATGCCCAGCACCACCACCGGCGACCGGGAGGAGTTGTTCATGCCTGATTACGGCGAGCAGGCTCTCTGGAGCCAGGTTGCTTCCGACGGCAATATTTGCACCCCCCGTTTCTGCACCCCCGACACTTGTTTTTATGCTCGCGCCCGCCGGGCCGCAGAATCGGCCCACCTTATTGTGGTCAACCATGCCCTGCTTTTGGCCGACATCGCCGTGGATAGCCGGGTTATTCCTGAATATAAATATCTCATTGTTGACGAAGCCCACCACCTTGAAGACAATATTACCCATCAACTCAGTTTTACCGCCGACCAGAAATCAATGGAACAATTGCTCAGAGAGTTGAGCCAACCCCTACGTGGCCACAGCCAGCGAATTGGCTTTATCAATGAAGTGGCCCGGCGCTGCCTGTCGGCTGTGCCCAATTCCGTCAAGGGAGATATCAACGACATTGTTTACCAGAGTCATCAAGCGATAGATGTGGCGGTCAAGGCCACCCGGCAATTGTTCCATGCGCTCACCAACTTTATGGCCGAATTCTCCCGTAAGAGCGCCTATAATCTGAAAATTCGCTTAACGGATGACACCCGCGCCCAACCGGCCTGGTCGGATGTGGAATTGGTTTGGGATAGCGCCGCCGACAGCCTGGCCCAAGTAGCCAAGGCCCTGGGCATCCTCTACACCATGTTGACCGAACTGGAAAGCTACGATGTGCCCAATTGGGAGGAGTTGCTGTCTACCTTAACCTTCCACCGCAACCGGCTCGACGAAATCAGGCACAACCTGCAAGTAATTTTAATGGAGCCAAGCCCGGAGCGGATTTTGTGGGTAGAGCAAGACATCAAAAACAAGATCATCTCTTTACACAACGCCCCCTTGCACGTGGGCAGTTTGGTGCGCGAGCATTTGCTCAAACCAAAAGAGGCGGTTATTTTTACGTCCGCCACTTTGCGCACGCACAACTCTTTTGAGTATTTTCAAGAACGCCTGCATGTGTGGGAAGCCGACGAGGCCGCCGTGGGGTCGCCCTTTGATTATGAAAACAGCACCCTGCTCTATTTGCCCACCGATATTCCCGAATGTAATACCCCGGGTTATCAAAAAGCCTTTGAGGCCGGTTTAATTGATCTGGTTCAGCAAATCAAGGGGCGGACCCTGGTGCTTTTTACGGCTTATAGCCAACTGCATACCACGGCCCGGCGGATCAAAGGCCCCCTGGCCCAGGCCGGGATTGTGGTGTACCAGCAGGGCGATGGCACGGGTCGCCGGCAAATGTTAGAAAATTTCAAAAACGCCGACCAGGCGGTGTTGCTGGGCACGCGCTCTTTTTGGGAAGGGGTTGATATTCCCGGCCCGGCGTTGAGTTGCGTGGTCATTGCCCGTTTGCCCTTTGCCGTGCCCAACGACCCCGTTGTCTCGGCGCGGGCCGAAACCTTTGAAGACTCTTTCAACCAGTACTCCATTCCCGAGGCAATTTTAATGTTTCGCCAGGGCTTTGGCCGCCTGATTCGGAACAAGGAAGACCGGGGCGTGGTGGCAATTTTTGACCGGCGCATCATTAGCAAAAATTATGGCCAGGCCTTTCTTGACTGCCTGCCGGACGTAACGGAACGCCGGGGCTTGATGGCCGATTTGCCCCGGCTTGCGGAAGAATGGATTGATTATGGGGGAATTTGA
- a CDS encoding cyclic nucleotide-binding domain-containing protein: MTNVYLLEQVDIFEDLSLDQLKLIDDICREKAYTNGEVIFEENSLSREFYIIMDGEVEIQVDPDTISDGKKDIYQPTTIAVLRRGQSFGEVAIVDPGVRSASAKCGSETCKLLEINRLDFIKLLESDYKMGYMVMRNFAADLSLKIRQTNLLVRESLM, encoded by the coding sequence ATGACCAACGTATATCTTCTGGAACAGGTTGACATCTTCGAGGATTTGAGTCTGGACCAACTAAAACTCATTGACGATATTTGCCGGGAAAAGGCTTATACCAACGGCGAGGTGATTTTTGAGGAAAATTCGCTCAGCCGGGAATTTTATATTATTATGGATGGCGAGGTAGAAATTCAGGTAGACCCCGATACCATCAGTGATGGCAAAAAAGACATTTACCAGCCGACCACCATTGCCGTTTTGCGGCGGGGACAATCTTTTGGCGAAGTGGCTATTGTGGACCCGGGCGTGCGCTCCGCTTCAGCCAAGTGCGGCTCTGAAACCTGTAAATTATTAGAGATCAACCGGCTGGATTTTATCAAACTGCTGGAAAGCGATTATAAGATGGGCTACATGGTGATGCGTAACTTTGCCGCCGACCTTTCTCTGAAAATCAGGCAGACCAACTTGTTGGTGCGCGAATCGTTGATGTAA
- a CDS encoding BMP family ABC transporter substrate-binding protein: MARKIKVGLQLSVGGLGDKSFNDSAYNGLEEAQRVCDIEFETAPWDNPMLNANNLEAWAKANYDLIIGIGYGNAAPISEVAAQYPDKRFAVIDVAGQGANVWSAIYREYEGDFVVGVLAGLVTQTHMVGFIGGGVTPVVRRIELGFAQGVENVDPSISFISDYVGEFDDPIRGRLLAETQYTLGVDVIYQVAGRCGLGAIQAASEFGRWIISTGGDHSDLAPHAVLTSRIKNVGKAVFDVIKAVAEDRFEGGVVKSYGFAEGGLMLAPIRPSVFKVVTPATQNIMQEIQAQVITGRIKVDLKE, translated from the coding sequence ATGGCTAGAAAAATAAAGGTGGGTTTGCAGTTAAGTGTTGGCGGCTTGGGGGATAAATCTTTTAATGATTCCGCGTACAACGGCCTTGAGGAGGCCCAAAGGGTATGCGACATTGAGTTTGAAACCGCTCCCTGGGACAACCCTATGTTAAACGCCAACAATCTGGAAGCCTGGGCTAAAGCAAACTATGATTTGATCATTGGCATTGGCTACGGCAATGCCGCCCCCATTAGCGAGGTAGCCGCCCAGTATCCCGATAAACGCTTTGCCGTGATAGACGTGGCCGGACAGGGCGCAAACGTCTGGTCGGCCATTTACCGGGAGTACGAGGGTGATTTTGTGGTTGGTGTGCTGGCCGGTCTCGTCACCCAAACGCATATGGTGGGCTTTATCGGCGGCGGGGTAACGCCCGTGGTGCGGCGGATTGAATTGGGTTTTGCCCAGGGTGTGGAAAATGTTGATCCGTCCATCAGTTTTATTTCCGATTACGTGGGGGAGTTTGACGATCCTATTCGGGGGCGTTTGCTGGCTGAAACCCAATATACGCTGGGCGTTGATGTGATTTACCAGGTGGCCGGTCGCTGCGGCCTGGGCGCTATCCAGGCGGCCAGCGAGTTTGGCCGGTGGATCATCAGCACCGGCGGCGACCACAGCGATCTGGCCCCCCATGCCGTGCTCACCAGCCGGATTAAAAATGTGGGCAAGGCCGTGTTTGATGTTATTAAGGCAGTAGCGGAAGATCGTTTTGAGGGCGGCGTGGTGAAAAGTTACGGTTTTGCCGAAGGCGGGCTAATGCTGGCCCCAATTCGGCCCAGTGTGTTTAAGGTGGTCACCCCGGCCACCCAGAATATTATGCAAGAAATCCAAGCCCAGGTGATTACCGGCCGGATCAAAGTTGACCTTAAGGAGTGA
- a CDS encoding RidA family protein, with the protein MSLKREIISTQKAPAAVGPYSQAVRIGDLIYTAGQIALIPETGQIIAGGIEAQTRQVMQNLAAVLAAADGSLASVIKTTIYVTNLADFATINQVYGSFFTGNPPARSTVQVAALPLGAQVEIEAVALTNQV; encoded by the coding sequence ATGTCGTTGAAACGAGAAATCATTTCTACTCAAAAGGCTCCGGCTGCGGTGGGGCCTTATTCTCAGGCCGTGCGCATAGGAGATTTAATCTACACCGCCGGGCAGATTGCCTTAATCCCGGAAACCGGCCAAATTATTGCCGGCGGCATTGAGGCGCAAACCCGCCAGGTGATGCAAAACCTGGCCGCGGTGTTGGCAGCAGCCGACGGCAGCCTGGCCAGCGTGATCAAAACCACCATCTACGTTACTAACCTGGCCGACTTTGCCACTATTAATCAAGTGTACGGCAGTTTTTTTACCGGCAACCCACCCGCCCGCAGCACGGTGCAAGTAGCCGCCTTGCCCCTGGGAGCCCAGGTGGAAATTGAGGCAGTGGCGCTGACCAATCAAGTTTAG
- the rpsA gene encoding 30S ribosomal protein S1: MSMAELLDQEEKFLRVLKPGDIVKGVVARKSPNEILIDVGAKSEGVVDPKDLSNLTPEELAEIREGEKVPVYVVSVEGEEDRINLSLSQARVERDWDEAERIFASGETVESTVVGNNKGGLLVNFGQIRGFVPGSLLINAQYGGPHRADRWNQMTGETLRLKIIEVDRERNRLILSERAVEDDIRQEKAKLLEELQEGSVRRGRVTSLANFGAFVDIGGIDGLIHLSELAWTRVSHPREVLKVGDEIEVYILNVDLEQQRVALSLKRLEPEPWSQVFDHYSIDQVVDAVITKLTDFGAFARLDDRIEGLIHISEISDKNITHPRDVLAEGQEIQVRIIHIDPERKRMGLSLKQVEGYEEWLSYKEEKEEQAEPAEEDESQVAETDEATLTDEDATAETPEA; the protein is encoded by the coding sequence ATGAGCATGGCCGAACTCCTGGACCAAGAAGAAAAATTTTTGCGCGTGCTCAAGCCCGGCGATATTGTCAAAGGGGTGGTCGCGCGAAAGAGTCCCAATGAAATACTGATTGATGTTGGCGCAAAATCTGAAGGGGTGGTAGACCCCAAGGATTTAAGTAATCTTACCCCTGAAGAACTTGCTGAAATCAGGGAAGGTGAAAAAGTTCCAGTTTACGTGGTGAGCGTAGAGGGTGAGGAAGACCGTATTAACCTCTCGCTCAGTCAAGCCCGGGTAGAACGAGACTGGGACGAGGCTGAACGTATTTTTGCCAGTGGAGAAACAGTTGAAAGTACAGTAGTTGGTAATAACAAGGGCGGGCTATTGGTCAACTTTGGCCAAATCCGGGGCTTTGTGCCTGGATCGCTTTTGATAAACGCCCAATATGGCGGGCCGCACCGGGCAGACCGCTGGAATCAGATGACGGGCGAAACACTCCGGCTCAAGATTATTGAGGTAGACCGCGAGCGGAATCGGCTAATTCTATCGGAACGCGCGGTTGAAGACGATATCCGTCAAGAAAAAGCCAAACTTCTGGAAGAGTTGCAAGAGGGCAGCGTCCGCCGCGGCCGGGTGACCAGTTTGGCCAATTTTGGAGCATTTGTTGACATTGGGGGGATTGATGGGCTGATTCACCTTTCTGAGTTGGCCTGGACCCGCGTTTCACATCCTCGCGAAGTGTTAAAAGTAGGCGATGAAATTGAGGTTTATATTCTCAATGTTGATCTTGAGCAACAGCGCGTTGCCCTGAGCCTGAAACGATTGGAACCGGAACCCTGGAGCCAGGTTTTTGACCATTACTCCATTGACCAGGTGGTTGATGCCGTGATCACCAAACTCACCGACTTTGGCGCTTTTGCCCGCCTGGATGACCGCATTGAGGGTCTCATTCATATTTCCGAAATTTCAGACAAAAACATTACCCATCCCCGCGACGTTTTGGCCGAAGGTCAAGAGATCCAGGTGCGTATTATTCATATTGATCCCGAGCGCAAACGAATGGGTTTGAGCCTGAAACAGGTGGAAGGTTACGAGGAGTGGCTTTCTTACAAAGAAGAGAAAGAAGAGCAAGCGGAACCGGCCGAAGAAGATGAAAGTCAGGTTGCTGAAACCGACGAGGCTACCCTCACCGATGAGGATGCCACCGCAGAAACCCCAGAGGCGTAA